The following are encoded in a window of Schistocerca cancellata isolate TAMUIC-IGC-003103 unplaced genomic scaffold, iqSchCanc2.1 HiC_scaffold_1150, whole genome shotgun sequence genomic DNA:
- the LOC126159989 gene encoding keratin-associated protein 4-3-like, translating to MECCFCSECCLRKVSCLRKECCLRQECCLRQECCLRNECCLRKGCCLQKECCPRKEFCLRKECCLRKECSLLTECCLCTECCLRKDVCLCTECCLCTECYLRKECCLRYQCCLRKECCVQKEWCLRKECCLHKECCLCNEYCLRKECCLRKECCLR from the coding sequence atggagtgctgcttttgctcagagtgctgccttcgcaaggtgtcctgccttcgcaaggagtgctgccttcgccaggagtgctgccttcgccaggagtgctgccttcgcaacgagtgctgccttcgcaaggggtgctgcctacaaaaggagtgctgccctcgtaaggagttctgccttcgcaaggagtgctgccttcgcaaggaatgctcccttctcacggagtgctgcctttgcacagaatgctgccttcgcaaggacgtctgcctttgcacagagtgctgcctttgcacagagtgctaccttcgcaaggagtgctgccttcgctaccagtgttgccttcgcaaggagtgctgcgttcagaaggagtggtgcctccgcaaggagtgctgccttcacaaggagtgctgcctttgcaacgagtactgccttcgcaaggagtgctgccttcgcaaggagtgctgccttcgctag